The nucleotide sequence CTCTACAGGGTAGATATGTGAGAATAGGTCATATGGGATGGGTTACTCCTAACGACGCTGTAGTCACTATCTCAGCTGTTGAAAGAACCTTGAGAAAACTTGGAGAAGATATCAATGTGGGGAGTGGTGTGAGGTCTGCCCAAGCTTTTATACTAGATGGATAATCTATCCATATGGACCTATATGAGGCTATTAAGAAGAGAAGAGACGTAAGGAGTTACTATAGGAAAGATCCCATACCTGATGAAGTCTTAGCAAAAATTTTAATGGCTGCACACTTAGCACCATCTGTAGGTTTTTCTCAGCCGTGGAACTTCATAATTATCAGAGATATAGAAAAAAGGAAGAAGATAAAAGAGCTCGTCCAGAAGGAGAGGGAAAACTTTAGACAACAACTAAGTGAGGAGAGAAAAGAGATTTTTGATAGGATAAAAATAGAGGCAATACTAGATACACCAATTAACATAGCAGTAACATGTGACCCACAAAGGTTTGGTCCTAATGTATTAGGTAGAAGTACTATGCCTTACTTATGTCAATATAGTACCGTTTTGGCGATCGAAAACCTATGGTTAGCATCTACTGCAGAAGGTATAGGAGTAGGTTGGGTAAGTTTCTTCCATAAAGAAGACGTAAAGAGAATTTTAAATATTCCTGATTCAGTGGACTTAGTAGCTTACCTCACGTTAGGTTATGTAACTCATTTTCCGGACAGACCTGAACTAGAGGAAAAGGGATGGCTCAAAAGGTTACCATTAGAGGATTTAGTATTTGAAGACGAATACGGAAAGAGACCATCAGATAACATGGTATTGGCAATCAAGAACGTGAAACTTTGACGAAAAGAGATTGAAAATCTGATTCATTTTCTATTTTACCCTTTAATTTTTATGGTGTAATGGAAATAAGTAGTTAGAGATGAAGAACCAGTCATGGTTTTACATTAATCATAGATTGACTTAATTTGAGCTTTTCTTAAGCCTCTTAATAATTCTCAGTGTCATCTGACCAATTGAGAAGACAAGCAAAAATTCTACTGTATACACTATAACTGAATACAATAGGAGAAAAGGTATAGAAGTAGCTAATTCATATACTATCTGTCCATAAATGACTCTTATAGCTTCTATTCCAATCCTTACATCTATAAATGTAAATAGGAGGGACAGTAGAGCGAAAATAACCAACTTCATGCTTTTAGTATGGTTTAACCTTATAGATAAGCTTTACTTTTAGAAAGATCTTATTTTTTAAAAATGTATAAAGTGAAACTTTCGATGAATTACACTTATTCTACCAAAAGTGTTAAGAGGCTTTCTTCAGGTACGTTATAAGTCCACCAGTTATCAATATCTCTAATGGCATTCCTGAAATGCCCTTACCCTTCAATACTTTACTTCCGTTAACTACGATTTCCCCTGTCTCAACATTTACTCTTACTAGGTCACCCTGATTGATCTCTTTCGTAGCGTTCTGAAGTGTTATTACAGGTAGTCCGTTATTAATAGCGTTTCTGAAGAAAATTCTGGCAAATGATTCTGCTATTATTGCCTTTACTCCCGCAGCCTTAAGAGCCATTGCAGCCTGTTCTCTGGAGGATCCCATTCCGAATACCTTCCCTGCTACAATTATCACTCCTGAAGAGGCTTTCTTATAGAACTCTGGATCTAATGGTTCCATCGCATGCTGGGCTAAATACTGTGGATCAGTATACTTTAGGTACTTGGCGGGAATAATAATGTCTGTATCTATTTTGTCTCCAAATTTTAGGACTTTAGCTTCTATTATCATTATAATCTCCTCGGGTCAGTTATTTTACCTTCTAATGCGGTAGCCGCAGCCACTGCGGGTCCTGATAGATAGACTTTTGCGTCAGGACTTCCCATTCTTCCTTTGAAGTTTCTTGAACTTGTTGAGATTATTGTCTCTCCTGGACCCGCTATACCAAAGTGTCCTCCTAAACATGGACCGCATGTCCCATAAGTTATTATAGCCCCAGCATCAGCTAACGTCTGCACATAACCTAGCTCTAATGCTTTCTTGAACAGCTGATAAGAGGCTGGAATCACAATTGTTCTTGTTTTAACTTTCTTTCCTTTCAATATCTTAGCTGCCATCTCAAGATCGCTTATTCTTCCGTTGGTGCAAGATCCTATGAAAACTTGATCTACTGGTGTACCTTCTACCTCATTTACGCTCTTTACGTTATCTACACTATGAGGAGCAGCAACTAGAGGGTCTAATTTAGATAGATCAATATTATATTCATCAACATATTTTGCATCTGAATCAGGAGTCACCATCTGTGGCTCATATCCTCTAGCTGTCTTTATGTAGTTGAATGTTTCCTGGTCTGGAACAAACATCAATGCATCTGCATTCATTTCAATACCCATATTAGAGACTGTAGCTCTGAAGTCCATTGGTACGGCTGAGGGCTCTTTCACGAAAATCTCAAGAGACATTCCGTTAAAGTAATCAGCCTTAAAGTCCCCTAAAATCTTAAGGGCTATATCCTTACCATTTATCCATCTGGCTGGCTTTCCCTCCAGTGTTATCTTAAATGGCTGTGGAACCATTACCCATGTCTTTCCAGTTATAACTGCTGCTGCTACGTCACTTGCTCCTAAACCTTGCGCGAATGCCCCAACAGCACCTGATGTGCTGGTGTGACTATCTGCTGCTACTATAACCTGACCAGGATTAGCATACCTCTCGATCATTATCTGGTGTAATATTCCTGAGTTTATATCATAGAAGTTAGGCACTGATGTTTTCTTTACGAAGTTTCTAATTTGCCCTTGAATTTCTGCACTCCTTACATCTGGGGGTGGTGCTAGGTGGTCGAAAGCTATAACTAACTTCTCTCTATCAAATACTTTGAGAGTTCCCACATCTTCCATTACTTCTATGACATGATATCCAGTTAAATCATGAAATGCGACCAGATCTACTTTTATTTCTGTTACATCTCCTGGAGAGACATTTTTACCTGAAGCCCTACTTAATATTTTTTCCGTAAGAGTTTGTGGCATTAGGTTTATTAGAAACTATAGTAGAAAATAAATATTACTTTAAAGATTAGTTCTAACTTAAAACTATTTAGTCATTAAAAGATTCTTTTTCTTCTCCCTGCTCTTTTCTGCTATCTTTGATGCATAAGCTCCTCCAAAGTAAAGCATGGAGAGAATAATCCCTATGATAGTTTCAATTATACCGCCTGTAGTGCCAGGAGATATAATATACGCAACAATAAAGGATATTAGTACACCCCACCTCCAATTTTTA is from Sulfolobus acidocaldarius DSM 639 and encodes:
- the bluB gene encoding 5,6-dimethylbenzimidazole synthase is translated as MDLYEAIKKRRDVRSYYRKDPIPDEVLAKILMAAHLAPSVGFSQPWNFIIIRDIEKRKKIKELVQKERENFRQQLSEERKEIFDRIKIEAILDTPINIAVTCDPQRFGPNVLGRSTMPYLCQYSTVLAIENLWLASTAEGIGVGWVSFFHKEDVKRILNIPDSVDLVAYLTLGYVTHFPDRPELEEKGWLKRLPLEDLVFEDEYGKRPSDNMVLAIKNVKL
- a CDS encoding 3-isopropylmalate dehydratase small subunit, which translates into the protein MIIEAKVLKFGDKIDTDIIIPAKYLKYTDPQYLAQHAMEPLDPEFYKKASSGVIIVAGKVFGMGSSREQAAMALKAAGVKAIIAESFARIFFRNAINNGLPVITLQNATKEINQGDLVRVNVETGEIVVNGSKVLKGKGISGMPLEILITGGLITYLKKAS
- a CDS encoding 3-isopropylmalate dehydratase large subunit produces the protein MPQTLTEKILSRASGKNVSPGDVTEIKVDLVAFHDLTGYHVIEVMEDVGTLKVFDREKLVIAFDHLAPPPDVRSAEIQGQIRNFVKKTSVPNFYDINSGILHQIMIERYANPGQVIVAADSHTSTSGAVGAFAQGLGASDVAAAVITGKTWVMVPQPFKITLEGKPARWINGKDIALKILGDFKADYFNGMSLEIFVKEPSAVPMDFRATVSNMGIEMNADALMFVPDQETFNYIKTARGYEPQMVTPDSDAKYVDEYNIDLSKLDPLVAAPHSVDNVKSVNEVEGTPVDQVFIGSCTNGRISDLEMAAKILKGKKVKTRTIVIPASYQLFKKALELGYVQTLADAGAIITYGTCGPCLGGHFGIAGPGETIISTSSRNFKGRMGSPDAKVYLSGPAVAAATALEGKITDPRRL